DNA from Halorarum salinum:
CCGGACCACCGCATCCTCCTGCCGACGAGCGCGCTCGCCGGCGGGTCGTTCCTCGTCGCCGCCGACACGGTCGCCCGGGCGAGCGCCGCGGAGGTGCCGGTCGGCATCGTCACCGCGGCCGCCGGCGCGCCGTTCTTCCTCTATCTCCTCCGCAAACGCGAGGTGTACGAGCTGTGATCCGCGCGAGCGACGTCCGCGTCGACCTCGGCGGCGAACCGGTGCTGGAGGGCGTCTCCGTCGCGGTCGGCTCCGGCGAGCTGGTCGGGCTGGTCGGCCCGAACGGCGCGGGGAAGACGACGCTACTCCGGGCGCTCAACGGGACGCTCGCGCCCGATTCGGGGACCGTCGAGGTCGACGGCGCCGACGTCGCCGGGCTGTCGTCCCGCGAGGTCGCGCGGCGGGTCGCGACCGTCCCGCAGGACACCTCGGTCTCGTTCGAGTTCACCGTCGAGGGGGCCGTGGAGATGGGCCGGACGCCGTACGTCTCCCGGTTCGGCCGGACGACGAGGGAGGACCGGGAGGCGGTCCGCGAGGCGATGGATCGCGCGCAGGTCGCCGAGTTCGCCGACCGGTCGGTGACGACGCTCTCGGGCGGCGAGCGCCAGCGGATGCTGTTCGCCCGGGCGCTCGCGCAGGGAACGCCCGCGCTGCTGCTCGACGAACCGACCGCCAGCCTCGACATCAACCACCAGCTTCGCACCTTCCGGCTGGTCGAGGACGCCGTCGAGGGTGGGAAGGCCGCGCTCGCGGCCATCCACGACCTCAACCTCGCCGCGCGCTTCTGTGACAGGCTGGTGCTCATCGCGGGCGGTGAGGTCCGGGCGAGGGGGACGCCGGAGGCGGTGCTGGGCGACGACGCGCTCGCGGCGGCGTTCGGCGTCGAGACGGCGCTCAACCACGATCCGGCCGTCGACGCGCCGCTCGTCACCGCGCTCTCCGAAGGCGAGTGACGGTCGCGACGTGGCCGCCCCGACGGGGACCGACCGCGTTTCTCACGGATCGGGGTCGTAGATGCCGAGGTCGGACTCGCCTTCGACCTCGATCACGCCCCGAGCCCCTCGCCGGACCGGCCGCGTGAGCGCGTGATCGACGACGGTGATCGGGCCGGGGACGGGTAACTCCATCTCGGCGGCCGTCGTCGTCCCCGGCGCGACGGGCGTCGTCTCGACGTACCGGGCCGGTTCGGAGACGAGGTCGCCGTCGCGGTACAGCCGACTCCAGACGTTACCGATCGCGTGCCAGGCGCACGGGAGGTTCGGCCCGCCGTTGGCGAAGTACACGCGGACGGTCTCGTCCGTCTCGGCGGACAGCGGACCGTAGCCGTCGTCGGTGAACGCGTACGCCTCGCCGTTGAAGACGACGTACGTCGGCCCCTCCTCCCCCAGCCCCCCGAAGTCGAAGGTGTGGTGACCGTCTACACCGGGGTCCCCGTTCGTGTAGAGTTCGTGCTGGCCGAGGTAGAACTCCCTGTCGACGGCGGGCAACCCGTCCGCGGGTTCGACGAGGATGGCGCCGAACATGCCGGAACTCACGTGGTAATCCATCAGCGGGACTGCGCAGTGATAGATGTGAATCCCGGGATAGACAGTCCTGAAGCGGATCCGGGCCGGAGCGTCGCCCGGCGCGAGGGTGGTGTCGGCCGCACCGCCGCCGGGGCCATACACCGCGTGGAAGTCGACGTTGTGAGCGTCTCGGTTCAGGTCGGCAGGCACCTCGAACGTGAGGTCGATCGTGTCGCCCTCGCGGACGCGAATCAACGGCCCAGGAATCCGTCCCTCGTAGGTCATGTACCGGAACGTGGCGCCGGGTTCTATCTCGGCGACCAGTTCCTCGGACCGCAGTGTGATCTCGTGCTCGCGGGGCGTGTTCCAGTCGACCGGCGGCGGAACGTCCGTCGGATCGGCGGCGATCCGATCGACGTCGGGGTCCTCCGCCGGCGGGAGTTCCTCCGGTGGATCACCCTGCTGTCTCGACGACGCGCGCCCTCGGGTCGAGAGACGGCCTGCCGTGAGGAACGTGCCAGCCGCGGCCGTCGACTGTAGAATCCGCCGGCGGAGCACCGATGGTTGTGACATGACAGTACCGTGCTGAAATATACGCCCCTCGAGGAGTAGGCGTTGCGACGGGAAGCACCACCGGATGAAACCGATTGCCTACGTCGGTTCGTCCGAACCGCTCCGGGGCCCACGAACCGGTAGCCCTTTCGCCGCCCGTGGGCGAGACGAACCATGCGCGTCCCGTGCGTCAGGGTCCCCGTCGAGGAGGGCGAGGCGATCCGAACGCTGCTGGCCGACGCCGGCCTGCTGGACGGCGACCGCGAGATCTCGGTCGAGGACGACGACATCTACATCCCGGTGGTGGACGCCGACGCGGTCCCGGCCGAGTACGAGGTGGTCGAGCGCGAGGCCGCCGAGCGGACGGGGCAGGTGACGCCCGACGAGATCCTCGGGTACGAGCCCTCCTACGAGCGCCTGGGCGACATCGCGATCGTCGACGTGGACGACCCCGGGGAGGCCCGGCGGGTCGCCGAGGCGATCCTGGAGTCGGACTTCCCGTGCAGGACGGTCGTGAACCGGGCATCGAAGGTGAAAGGCGAGTACCGGGTCCGCGACTGGGAGGTGCTGGCCGGGGACGATCCCGAGGACGGCCCGGAGGGCGGCGGAACCCCGTCCCGCCCGCGGACGGAGACGGTCCACCGCGAGTACGGCCACGAGTTCCTGCTCGACATCGCCGAGGTGTACTTCTCGCCGCGGCTGGCCACCGAGCGCCACCGCGTCGTCGAGCAGGTCGAGGTCGGCGAGCACGCCTTCGACATGTTCGCGGGCGTCGGCCCGTTCGCGGTGCCGATGGCCGCCCGCGGCGCCGAAGTCGTCGCCTGCGACGTGAATCCGCGCGCCGTCGAGTATCTGCGCGAGAACGCGAGACGGAACGGCGTTTCGGAGAACCTCACCGCGATCGAGGGCGACGTGCGCGAGGTCGCCGCCGACTACGGGAACTGGGCGGACAGGGTGGTGGCGAACCTCCCCCACTCCGCGACGGAGT
Protein-coding regions in this window:
- a CDS encoding class I SAM-dependent methyltransferase, whose protein sequence is MRVPCVRVPVEEGEAIRTLLADAGLLDGDREISVEDDDIYIPVVDADAVPAEYEVVEREAAERTGQVTPDEILGYEPSYERLGDIAIVDVDDPGEARRVAEAILESDFPCRTVVNRASKVKGEYRVRDWEVLAGDDPEDGPEGGGTPSRPRTETVHREYGHEFLLDIAEVYFSPRLATERHRVVEQVEVGEHAFDMFAGVGPFAVPMAARGAEVVACDVNPRAVEYLRENARRNGVSENLTAIEGDVREVAADYGNWADRVVANLPHSATEFLDTAVALAGEECVLHLYDIQHEDDPFGPGERAVRAAAGGEYEVTVETRREVRSYAPHEVNVCLDVRLSRV
- the nirK gene encoding copper-containing nitrite reductase — its product is MSQPSVLRRRILQSTAAAGTFLTAGRLSTRGRASSRQQGDPPEELPPAEDPDVDRIAADPTDVPPPVDWNTPREHEITLRSEELVAEIEPGATFRYMTYEGRIPGPLIRVREGDTIDLTFEVPADLNRDAHNVDFHAVYGPGGGAADTTLAPGDAPARIRFRTVYPGIHIYHCAVPLMDYHVSSGMFGAILVEPADGLPAVDREFYLGQHELYTNGDPGVDGHHTFDFGGLGEEGPTYVVFNGEAYAFTDDGYGPLSAETDETVRVYFANGGPNLPCAWHAIGNVWSRLYRDGDLVSEPARYVETTPVAPGTTTAAEMELPVPGPITVVDHALTRPVRRGARGVIEVEGESDLGIYDPDP
- a CDS encoding heme ABC transporter ATP-binding protein, whose protein sequence is MIRASDVRVDLGGEPVLEGVSVAVGSGELVGLVGPNGAGKTTLLRALNGTLAPDSGTVEVDGADVAGLSSREVARRVATVPQDTSVSFEFTVEGAVEMGRTPYVSRFGRTTREDREAVREAMDRAQVAEFADRSVTTLSGGERQRMLFARALAQGTPALLLDEPTASLDINHQLRTFRLVEDAVEGGKAALAAIHDLNLAARFCDRLVLIAGGEVRARGTPEAVLGDDALAAAFGVETALNHDPAVDAPLVTALSEGE